Part of the Nicotiana sylvestris chromosome 2, ASM39365v2, whole genome shotgun sequence genome, atgaatattatattatacGTTACTAGTGTTTATGATGATTatctgtttaaaagaggtgttccattttggtctggctggccttgtcttcacgagaggcgccatcacgaccgggttcggggattgggtcgtgacacatttctaggcgtgaaacaggggattacagctagacagatttttgtattcgagtgtattcaactgtattcatgGCATGAAACATGGGATTATAGCTGGAAAGAttattgtattcaactgtattcacgGTGTGAAACAGGGGATTATACTGTTTTTAAACAGAAAGTGAATCAGTTAACATAATCGACTCCCAATATAACTCAACTAACTCAATTACAAcacataaattttgtattttcagttataaaaaagattctcaaccgaaacatatcccaaaaatatagcaatcttcagagaaattatataatacatcggaatacataaattatattaattaaaaaaaatatatgaatacattcgtggcatatagcgagacagtgaatacaatgaaatacatagaatacagcgggatatattgaaatacaatgaaaaaaaagataatGAGTACAATGAAATACATTGAATTACAGTGAAAAAATagataatgaatacaatgaaatacatataaatacagtGTGATAcattgaaaataaattaaaatatattaaCAAAATATCGAGTTGCTCAACCccaaattgaataaaaaaaaaaaatttcataaTAATAAGGTAACACAAAAGAGGGGTCAAAGAATGTCAAAATGGGCAGCGGTTATTCATCTTCATCTTTCTCACAAAGCAGCAGCACTTTAACACACTGTTGTGCTACCGTTCCTTTACAACTCCAAGAATCACACTCAAACTCTTTAAATTTCTGCTCCGCTAATAGATTTTTGGAACCCCATCTTAATAAATCTTCCAAAATTCTATTACAGCAGTGATTTCTTCGCGAACAACATAGGCGGCAGATTCGGAAACGAGATCCAAACAAAGGCTCTTGAGATTCAACCTTAATCCTTCTGATGTTAACTTGATGGAGAGGGTTGTGCATCCATGGCAGACTATACTACACCATGTCGTCctagagagagaggagagatgAGAGAGCAAGGGGTTTTTGACTAATGGTAGGTGATGTGAGTGAGAgaaattttgagattgagcatcgtgttttcaggcaatgggggaagagaatagtatgtatcaaagtaaagagagaaagaaaatagtataACTGAAtaacgtatttagtggcttaggagtaggatctaaccaaaattaggtattttgctataaacattaaaatgcatctataaaatataattttttaaaatgatatttatttaaaataaataaggtgttagcctttgctatatgaggtaaaaattccaaTTTATTAAGCATGACAATTGATGAATTCTAGGTCTATATTGATCCCAATCCCAAATGACCCGTCTAACCCTCTCAAGGTTGGGCTGATTATTGATCCGCCTATTTATTGAACTCAACCCATTTAAAATTGGATTGATTTTTAGCTTAAATTGATCCATGAGTAACTTTGCCAAAATATCTTAgaaataaatttatttattttgtttgatatgtAACTAGTGTTAGAACCCGCGCGATGCACGAATATTTTAAAAGAGTATTAGTCTTATTGAAATTATAATATGatatatcatattattttaataaaatttagttgctattttattttaaaatgcaGTGTGCATAAATATAACAAAATCTATATAAAATTAAAGGATACACATCATTATataattatttcattttttgtttaatccaataatagacaaaataaataaaagtgcaTATGCCCATACCTTGTTCTTTGCCAGGATCTCaaggtatttttttatttttggagttTTATTTTGCAATTCAGAAGCTTGGATAAGATatgatttattattatttttaattcaaaagCTTGGATAAGTTTTGAATTAATTTGAtttaacaaaataaatatttagaatatatatagattattattattttattattacacATAAGAAAAAGATACATAAATCTAAAACGTATAGCTTAACGCATATGTAGCTATTTCAAGCTtaaatttttgttctcttttatttttaacataaaatattcagttttaattttattatttttaatttttattatctATTTTTACGCATGTAGTTATTTTTATAACTATCTTATCCTAGATCCTGGaatttaaatacaaattttaaaagtaatattcTTTTATATTTCAACAGAAAAAGTATTCCCAATCCAAATAATTTAATTTTGGAATGAGATTACATATATAGTTCTTAAAcaatttttccttatttgataatATCCTTATAAACTCTCTTTAATATTGCCAAGTGGCTTTTTAATATCttaccacttggcttaaccataatgctTATATATATAGTAACTTTattcctttaatatatatatatatatatatatatatatatatgaccataacaaaaagaaaaaaaaagtcgaccataacaaaaagaaaaaaaaaagtcttatttGGTAATTATACATTCATAAGAAAATAACATATACTAACTAAAGATTGATAAGAGTTGGGCGGGGTGGGTTATTACCCAAATTTTAGCACATCTTGACCCAACCCACCCTAAGTAACTTTTGGGCAGGTCATTTTCCACCAAATTATTAACTCAACCCATTTTTACTCGCCTAAAATCGGTCCAACCCGCCTATTTGACACCCCTAATTCAGGTTGTTCTATAGATAATTACTATGTCAAATCAAAACAATCTTGGCAAATATAGTGCGggatttcttgattttttttcttccagCAAAAAACATAAAAAACTAAATTTACTTAAGCACACCGTATTATATGTTTTACTTATTATCTTATTGCAATCGTAGGATTTATATCCAATTTATCATTACTAAGCACTCCTCTCATTTATCCTCTGCCCTACAATCCTTTTATCATATACCTGCCCCACCACGCCACCACCACTTCAAAAGCCAAGAATCTTTGTCCCCAAAGTTGAATCTACTTTAGTTTTTATTCCTGGTCCCGTTAATAGAATCTAGATATACAGatcaaaataatgatgatattGTGTTTCAACCTTATCATATCGATCTACGGTACCTTGGACATATTACAAAAGGCTAAATCTGGGAACAACTCCTAAACTAACATCCCAATAATTACAAATGTCCCAACTAATTAAGGCAAAGCTCAAGCAAATTATAAGATTTCAGAGTAAAACTGATGTATTCTGAATTTATATATATGCATTCTCTTTATTTTGATTCCTTGTTCATTCTTAATCACTAAGAAAATATAAgacgaaaaagaagaaaaaaggtgAAATCGTTCTAGGTGGACAACGACATGAGACAAGCACAAGAAAAGGAATACTACAAAGTACTTCATATTGATGACATTGTTATACAGCGTTTCAGCTGATTCTATGGCAATTTTAATCAAAGCATTGGTAAGTACCAGGCAAGCTGATATATTAAAGCTCCTTATAGCTAGAAGTaagtgtttgactcaaaagatgttaaaacctttttgaacaaatcaatcaaagatgaagaggtaaatcgtagctgaagataataatctctagaataaTAGGTAAAGGGAAGAGAGTTGCAAAGTTTCTTTTCATTCAAGATTAGTAAGCTTCCCCGAGTCCTtttttttacaaggttttttgtcccctttatatactagagaGAAACCTGATAAGTGCATTTTACTTGATTTTTAAACATATAATTTCTTTGTAAAAACACAAAAATTATCATATTTCTTCCATACTTTTGTCTAAATTATGCAGGAAAAGTTAAAGAAGGATTGGTCTGGGAACGAGAAGATTACagagaatttttttttagaaaaacgtACAAGCTAAAGCAGAGTAAAATATGGTGTTAAAGAATACGCGATCTGCCATGACAAAGGACAACCGAATCACAACCGGTTACAACAAACTATAACCGATCCATAACCAAATAAGCTCATAACCAAGCATAACAAGGCCACAACCAGCCATGACAAGTTCATATCCAGAAGATAATTGAAAACCTTGTCATGGCTTGCCTATAAAAAGGCATCGTTCGTGAAGGAAAAGATAGGAGGGGAATATTGAGCAAATAGTTTTTCTTTCTCTGTGTTCTTTAGTTTTGCTTCTGTTTCTTCTTTTAGCCATTACAGTGGTTTCATTTCTAGTTCCGAATGTATTGTAGTATTGGAAATTACCCTAGTTCTTGTTTTTAATTAAATATAGGAGGAATTATTCGcttgaatatttctttctattttcttatttaatggGCAAGATTATTTCCGTTAGCGGTATTAGCTCCAGTATGGAGTAACTTTTCTTGTGTTGGGAAAAAGGCGGATCTTAATATTTCTATATAATAGTTGATATTATTCCTCAAATTCACATGCTTGAGCTAGAATTTATTTAACTTTTATCTGCTTTTACAGTTAgaagttatttaatttattaatatCTATCCATCTTGTATTACATAttaactatttatttattttgtaatcGAAAGAGGCGGAAGAAATAATATAGTTAAGTGTAGTATtgataaatattaatatttattgaGTAACATCTATCTCTTTTATGTTATAATTAATTTTACACTTATTTGTAATCGAGAGAGGTGAATAGTGTAATAATCAGTTATAACAAGTAGGGTAACCGAAAGGAACTTACTAACAAGAGCGTGTTTTAGTTCAATCATATAtttcttgttctttaatattACTAGTTTGAAGATTAATTTGTATAACCGAAAGGAGTGCGATTAATTATTCAACTTAAGTAATAATATATATTTGTAATCGTGAGAGGCATTTATACATTTTTGAGAAATAGAAATTGAGAATAATAATTCTACTGTATAGAAATATTAAGTGAAGTCAAGATTCCAACacttttttattatatttgtgaaaAACAAAGTATTTTTTATTGCTTTGTTTGTGCCTTTTTAGTTAGTTAATTCACAACTCATCTCTTTCTGATTTTCTCAAATAGTAATTAAAACAAGAAACGTCTGTAGACTAGATAAACCaatctctgtgggttcgacatctTTCTATACTACTATTTGACAGAGTACGAGTTTAAATCATATACGGCAGACACTCGTCAAATTTttagcgccgttgccggggattgGCAAAATCTACTACAAATAAATTGTTTTACTACTAATTTGagatttttgtttttaattattttgacttTTATGCAAAAATTTCAGGAAATGTATGACCCGTTCCTCCTCGAGAGAACTAGTTGAAtacgatcctgaaattgaaaaATCCTTGTGGTTGTTTCGAAAAGAACAAGTTTCACAATCTCAAATTTCTTCACAAGAAAAAATGGAGAACGAAGAActtaacaacaacaaccaactcCCGTCACATCAAGTTTAAGAACAGTTTGACGAAGTGGCACCACGATGTGATAGAATACTAAGAGATTATGCAAGGCCAGATCATTTTGAAGGAGAATCAAGTGTAAGGAGACCACCAATTGCAGCAAATAACTTTGAAATTCGCACAGACTTGATTCAAACTATTCAACAGTCGTGCCAATTTACCGGTGATGCGAGTGAAGATCCCCACACCCATCTAATTGATTTTCTTGAATTAGTTGAAACTTGCAGGTATAATGGAGTCACAACAGACGCTATCAGGTTGcgcctttttcctttttctttaaaaaatgaagCCAAAATATGGTTGCGAAGTCTGCCGAGAGGTTCAATCACTACATGGGACCAAATGACTCAGAAATTTCTTAATAAATATTTTTCACCTgcaaaaatatttaaaatgaaGCAAGAAATCAATAATTTTGTGCAAACAGATACTGAATCTGTATACCAAGCATGGGAAAGATTAAAATCAATGCTAAGAAAATGCCCACACCATGGTATCCAAGATCCtgatattttatatattttttatcatGGTCTTAAACCCTCTGCTAGAAATGTTATTGATGCAGCATCAGAAGGATCCATAATGAGCAAAACTACTGCGGAAGCCATGCAATTGCTCAATGAAATTTCAGAAAATGCTGTTCAATGGCCCTTTGACAGAATGATTGTTAAGAAAGCAGCATGAGTCAATCAGGTTGAAGCTTGGAATTCATTAGCACAACAAATTGCAACTCTAACACAAAAAGTTGAGGCATTTCAGGTAAATACTAAATCATCATCTCAACATGAGAATTGTGACATTTGTGGAGGCAATCATCCCAATCATGAATGTCAAGATTTGACgcaaaatgaagaacaagtaaataTTATTGGGTATAGAAACAATTATCCATTCGGTAGCCCAATGGCACAAAAACATCCGGGATTCCAATGGAGTAACCCAAATGGTGCTGAAAATCCTCAAAGATTCTTCAATCAAAAGCAGCAGGTACAGGGACCACCTGGTTTTCAAAATCAAAACAGAGGGCAACAAGATTTCCAGAAATATCAACAACTACCCCAGAGAGCTCATCAACAAAGCCTCGAAGACATGATGTACAAATTCATTAAGGCTACAGATGAGAAAGTTGAAAGTCAAAGTTCAGCCATCAAGAATTTAGAAATTCAGATGAGCCAATTAGCAACCCTCATGTCTGAACAAATAAAAGGTGATCTACCAAGCAACACCGAGAAAAATCCAAAGGAACACCTCAAAGCCATTTCTTTGCAGTCAGGTAAAACTCTTGATGACCCATATGCAGATAGACAAGGAACACTACAAGAAGCGGAACAGGTAAATGAAGGTGAGAATAAAAAAGACTCTAAACTTCTAAAGGAacaaaaagataaaggaaaaaaggtACAAGAAAATAAATTGATGACAAATCCTCACTCTGTACCCCTCCCTTTtccccaaaaaatgaaaagagaaaatcttgaCAAATAGTTTTCAAATTTCTGGATATCTTAAAGCAACTTTACATTAGCATACCTTTCACGGAAGCTTTGACACAAATGCCTTCATATGCTAAATTTCTCAAAGAAATTTTGTCAAGTAAAAGGAAATTGGAAGAAGTTTCAGTAGTTAAGCTTACTGAAAAATGTAGtgctatacttcaaaataagctTCCACAGAAACTTAGTGATTCAGGAAGTTTTACAATTCCTTGTACTGTGGGAGGTGCTCACTTTGAAAAGGCATTATGCGATTCGGGTGCTTCAATAAATTTAATCCCTTTCTCAATTTTCAGGAAATTAGAACTTGGTGAAATGAAAGATACTGGTGTGTCTCTTCAATTAGCTGGTCAAAGTACTAAAAGGCCCAAAGGAATAATTGAAAATGTCCTCGTTAGAGTAGATAAATTTGTTTTCCCAGTAGATTTTATAGTActtgaaatggaagaaaatactGAGGTACCATTAATTTTAGGTAGACCATTTCTCGCAACAGGAAGAGCGATCATTGATGTTCATTAAGGACAATTAATATTGCGAGTTGATGAGGAGAGAGTAATTTTTGATATGTAGAAAATGATGAAATTTCCTGGGAATGAGTCATCATCATCTTGTTTTCAAATTGACTTACTAGATGACCTTGTAGATGAATACAAAGAAAATCAGTTAATTACTGATTCATTGGAGAGATGTTTGGCTAAGTCAGGTACCGCAAGTGAAGAAAATCCCACAATCAGAGAAGAAGCTGAAACATTGGAAGAAGAATCAGAAAATGAGAAAATCTCACAAGAAGAAGTTCAATCAAAAATTAAACTCAAAAATCTCCGttctcatttaaaatatgtttttCTTGAATCTGAATTATTTCCGGTAATCATTTCCTCTTTTTTGACTCCAGAACAGGAATACAAACTGACAGAGGTCTTGAGGAAACATAAAATAGCTTTAGGGTGGACTATAGCAGACATCCAAGGAATCAATCCAGCTATTTGTATGCATAGGATCCTCATGAAAGAAAATTACAAACCAATAGTCCAACCGCAAAGGAGACTGAACCCAGCAATGGAGGAAGTCGTCAAGAAAGAAGTGGTGAAACTTCTAACATCAGGTATCATTTATCCAATATCTGACAGTCCTTGGGTAAGTCCTGTACAGGTAGTGCCAAAGAAAGGAGGTATGAccgtaataaaaaataaaaataatgaactcATACCTACTAGAACAGTCACAAGATGGAGAGTTTGTATTGATTACAGACGACTTAATGATGCCACGAGGAAAGAtcattttcctttgccttttattgaccaaatgcttgaaaGAATTGCAGGCCatagtttttattattttcttgacGAATATTCTGGGTATAATCAGATACCAATTGCTCAAGAAGATCAGGATAAAACCACATTCACATGCCCTCAAGGTACGTATGCTTACAGAAGAATGCCATTTGAACTATGTAACGCTCCTGCTACATTTCAGCGTTGCATGTCGGCAATTTTTTCAGATATGACCGAAAGGTTTCTTGaaattttcatggatgatttcacacTTTTTGGTAAGACATTTGAAGATTGTCTCTATCATTTAACTTTGGTACTTAAAAGATGCGAAGAGACAAATCTAgttcttaattgggaaaagtgtcactttatggtAACGGAGGGAATTGTTTTAGGACATAAAATCACCGTTAAAGGAATAGAAGttgataaggctaaaattgatcTTATAGCAAGATTACCCCCTCCCACCACTGTTAAAGGTATTAGAAGTTTCTTAGGGCATGCAGGTTTTTACAGAAGGTTTATAAAAgacttttcaaaaatttcaaaacctCTGACTAACCTACTAATGAAAGATGTTAAGTTTGAATTTTCAGATGATTGCAAAAAAGCATTTGACTGTCTCAAAGAACAATTAACTAATGCTCCAATTGTTGTCTCTCCTGATTGGATCCAACTATTTGAAataatgtgtgatgcaagtgatatagcaGTAGGAGCGATATTGGggcaaaagaaaaataagatCTTTAAACCCATATACTATGCCAGCAGAACTCTCAATGAAGCTCAAATGAATTATGCAACAACTGAGAAGGAGTTATTGGCAGTAGTATTTGCGTTTGACAAATTTCGTTCTTATTGGATAGGAACAAAGGTTACAGTATTCACTGATCATGCAACCTTAAAGTATCTATTAACAAAGAAAGATGCTAGACCTAGATTGCTAAGATGGATACTCCTTTTGCAAGAATTTGATCtcgaaataaaagatagaaaaggttCAGAAAATCAGGTAGCTGATCATTTATCACGTCTAGAGAATCCTCCTACTGAAATACTAGATATCCAAGAGGAATTTCCTGATGAGCATATCTTTTCTGTCACAACAGTTGTAAATAGATCTCCTTGGTTTGCTGATATTGCCAATTATTTAGTAGGAAGGTGGATTCCAAAAGATTTTTCTTACGATCAAAGAAAAAATCTTAAAAAAGAGGCAAGACATTATCACTGGGAAGATccttatttgtttaaattttgtgcaGATGACCTAATCAGGAGATGTGTACCTGAAACAgaaatgaataatattttaagtcATTGCCATGATGGAGCTGTAGGAGGACACTACGGAGGAAGAAAGACAACAACTAAAGTACTTGAAGtcggattttattggcctactttATTCAAAGACACAAGAAATTACGTTGCCACTTGCGACAAATGCCAGATAAGCGGTaacatttcaaaaagggatgagatgcctcttaaCTCTATCCTTatttgtgaaatatttgatgtttggggcattgattttatgggttcTTTTCCTCCTTCAAACGGCTGTGAATATATTTTAGTTGttgttgactatgtttcaaaatgGTTAGAAGCAATTGCTACTAGAAAAATGATGCTCATATTGTTTGTACTtttctcaagaaaaatattttttctagatTTGGAACTCCACGAGTTATCATAAGTGATCAAGGAACTCATTTTATAAATAGACAATTTGCTAGTTTGTTGTCAAGATATGGAGTTACTCATAAAACAGGAACCCCATATCACGCTCAAACAAACGGTCAAGTAGAAGTATCCAATAGAGAATTAAAAAGAATTTTAGAAAAAACTGTTGGTTCTTCTCGAAAAGATTGGTCTTTAAAATTGGATGATGTGTTATGGACATACAAAACTGCTTATAAAACTCCCATAGGCACATCTCCTTATAGACTAGTTTTTGGAAAAACTTGTCATTTACCTGTAGAGTTAGAGCATAAAGCATATTGGGCTATAAAATTGTTGAATCTAAACTTACTAAATGCAGGTAAAAATTGTCTATTGCAGCTTGATGAATTGGAAGAGTTAAGACTTACAGCATATGAAAATGCTAAATTGTACAAGGAAAAGACAAAAAAGTGGCATGACAAGCTCATCCGCCATAAAGATTTTAAAGTAGGAGATCAGGTTCTGCTATACAATAGCCGATTGAGATTATTCCCAGGAAAGTTTAAGTCACGCTGGACAGGACCGTATATAGTAACATGAGTGACCCCCTATGGTGCTATTGAAGTACAACATGCAGATGGGGGAGACAAATTTAAAGTAAACGATCATCGTTTGAAGCCTTATATCAACAGATTCTTCGACAAACAGGCTTCAACAATCCTTTTTGCCTAATTTTTAAAATAAGTCGAGCTGGCGACGTTAAACTCAGAACTATTTTCTTCCTCTCTCTTTAATCTCTAAAAGTGCGTATTAGTAGTAATATatgatattttttttaataaatatatataataaaataagttttttttatatatataaaaaaacaaagtaaaaaaaaaatattatatatatatatatatgtgtgtgtgtgtgtgtgtgagagagagagagagagaatgttAATTACATAATATGTACTTATAACCTTTACATAATCATATCATGTAAGAATTGTGTCTATATTTATACTATATCATTGTCTAATTCCCATTtctattaaaataataataatgataaatttttttttaaaaaaatgaaa contains:
- the LOC138885084 gene encoding uncharacterized protein gives rise to the protein MAQKHPGFQWSNPNGAENPQRFFNQKQQVQGPPGFQNQNRGQQDFQKYQQLPQRAHQQSLEDMMYKFIKATDEKVESQSSAIKNLEIQMSQLATLMSEQIKGDLPSNTEKNPKEHLKAISLQSGKTLDDPYADRQGTLQEAEQVNEGENKKDSKLLKEQKDKGKKQLYISIPFTEALTQMPSYAKFLKEILSSKRKLEEVSVVKLTEKCSAILQNKLPQKLSDSGSFTIPCTVGGAHFEKALCDSGASINLIPFSIFRKLELGEMKDTGVSLQLAGQSTKRPKGIIENVLVRVDKFVFPVDFIVLEMEENTEVPLILGRPFLATGRAIIDVH